A single Mercenaria mercenaria strain notata chromosome 9, MADL_Memer_1, whole genome shotgun sequence DNA region contains:
- the LOC123544795 gene encoding LOW QUALITY PROTEIN: uncharacterized protein LOC123544795 (The sequence of the model RefSeq protein was modified relative to this genomic sequence to represent the inferred CDS: deleted 1 base in 1 codon; substituted 1 base at 1 genomic stop codon), with amino-acid sequence MCISTHTPKRGYTHDNDGSMPPTLYLQTDNSGKDNKNSFVMIFLAWLVKMKIFRKVKLGFLMVGHTHEDIDQVFSRVNAHQSRVDAPTLPALHSGIRLSTSQAPIVSHLSGLYNYKEQLEDCRGLIEGISGPHQFVFKEIEGKITVTYKKLAFGLRGSXSLDLTEYIPTFSDLQCVPVNKKMKDEVEKMKVDLPKWNDSGRLSEDHLQWWLTYLAEQDTVNPNVPVVTDLPTFKTPERQIPDITYLQNDILKSSEKERKSTNLRLKKSKRRN; translated from the exons atgtgtattagCACCCACACCCCAAAAAGAGGATACACACAT gaCAATGATGGAAGTATGCCACCTACATTGTATTTACAGACCGACAATTCAGGGAAAGACAACAAGAACTCTTTTGTGATGATATTTCTGGCATGGCTGgtgaaaatgaagatatttagaaag gtaaaacttGGATTTCTCATGGTAGGTCATACCCATGAGGATATTGACCAGGTATTCAGCAGAGTTAATGCCCACCAGTCAAGAGTTGATGCCCCAACATTACCTGCTCTACATAGTGGAATACGACTGTCAACTTCCCAAGCACCAATTGTTTCCCATCTTTCAGGCCTCTATAATTATAAAGAACAGCTTGAAGACTGCAGAGGCTTGATTGAAGGAATCTCAGGACCGCACCAGTTTGTCTTTAAAGAAATAGAAGGAAAGATTACGGTGACATATAAAAAACTGGCCTTTGGCCTCAGAGGAAGCT GATCACTTGATCTGACAGAGTACATACCAACTTTCAGTGACCTGCAGTGTGTACCAGTCAATAAGAAAATGAAGGACGAGGTagaaaaaatgaaagtagaccTCCCAAAGTGGAATGATAGTGGTAGGCTGTCTGAAGACCATTTGCAATGGTGGCTGACTTATTTAGCTGAGCAAGATACTGTGAACCCAAATGTCCCTGTAGTAACTGATTTGCCTACATTCAAAACTCCAGAAAGGCAGATACCAGACATTACATACTTACAAAATGACATACTAAAAAGTTCGGAGAAGGAGAGAAAATCTACCAATCTAAGACTGAAGAAAAGCAAAAGAAGGAACTAA